The following proteins come from a genomic window of Natrinema saccharevitans:
- a CDS encoding NOB1 family endonuclease, with amino-acid sequence MYVLDSSAFIHDFHTTEQTATIPLVREELEDESAYRYDAMEGSGMHIHIPNDDTTEKVERAARESGDLGVLSDTDVRLVAASFELDATLVTDDYAMQNVAEKLNVAVDVIAREGIDEQRHWTYQCQGCGREFDEEKDRCPICGSELARKNPS; translated from the coding sequence ATGTACGTTCTCGACTCCTCGGCTTTTATCCACGATTTCCATACGACAGAACAGACTGCGACGATCCCGCTCGTCCGCGAGGAACTCGAAGACGAGAGCGCCTATCGCTACGACGCGATGGAGGGATCGGGCATGCACATCCACATCCCGAACGACGATACCACGGAAAAGGTCGAACGCGCGGCCCGGGAATCCGGTGATCTCGGGGTCCTCTCGGATACCGACGTTCGGCTCGTCGCCGCGAGCTTCGAACTCGACGCTACTCTGGTGACCGACGACTACGCGATGCAAAACGTCGCGGAGAAGCTCAACGTCGCGGTCGACGTGATCGCCCGGGAAGGGATCGACGAACAGCGCCACTGGACCTACCAGTGTCAGGGCTGTGGCCGCGAGTTCGACGAGGAGAAAGACCGGTGTCCGATCTGCGGGTCGGAACTGGCCCGGAAGAACCCCTCGTAG
- the infB gene encoding translation initiation factor IF-2, protein MSDTDTRDPTSLRTPIVAVLGHVDHGKTSLLDKIRGSAVIEGEAGAITQHIGATAVPLDIISTIAGDLVDPDDFDLPGLLFIDTPGHHSFTTLRSRGGALADIAILVVDVNDGFQPQTLEALDILKRSETPFIVAANKIDTVPGWTEHEDAPINDTYESQTDRVRERLDESLYEIIGNLSDEGFSADLYWRVQNFQRNVGVVPVSAMTGEGVPDLLTVMMGLSQRYMKEEMEIDVAGPGVGTVLEVKEEKGFGTTIDTVLYDGTIRADDTLVVGGQNEPIVTEVRALLQPRPLAEIRTESRFETVEEVSAASGIKVAAPDLADAMAGAPVRVVRDRDLDDVIAEVQAELADIAVDTAEEGVVVKADTLGSLEAMADALGEAEVPIVRAEVGDVAPRDVSVASTAEDPKQQVILGFNVDTLDDAEQRAEIDDVEIFTDEVIYQLVEGYEEYVENIEQAQQDTILENITRPARFRILPDHTFRQNDPAVVGVEVNAGTIQTNANVVTFEGNEPERVGQVKGIQEQGEDVDEARAGNRVSVAIDGPTVGRDIEEGDRLWIEIPEKHAKILEQELASEIPGDELEALNMYLDKQRNRDPFWGK, encoded by the coding sequence ATGTCGGACACGGATACACGCGACCCCACATCCCTCAGAACGCCGATCGTCGCCGTCCTCGGACACGTCGATCACGGCAAGACAAGTCTCCTCGACAAGATCCGCGGCTCCGCGGTCATCGAGGGCGAAGCAGGCGCGATCACTCAGCACATCGGCGCGACCGCCGTCCCGCTGGACATCATCTCGACGATCGCGGGCGATCTCGTCGATCCGGACGATTTCGACCTCCCTGGCCTCCTCTTTATCGACACACCGGGTCACCACTCCTTTACGACGCTACGATCGCGCGGGGGCGCGCTGGCCGACATCGCAATCCTCGTCGTCGACGTCAACGACGGGTTCCAGCCCCAGACGCTCGAGGCCCTGGACATCCTCAAGCGCTCGGAAACACCCTTTATCGTCGCGGCCAACAAGATCGACACCGTTCCGGGCTGGACGGAACACGAGGACGCGCCGATCAACGACACCTACGAGTCCCAGACCGATCGCGTCCGCGAGCGCCTGGACGAGAGCCTCTACGAGATCATCGGCAACCTCTCGGACGAGGGCTTTTCCGCCGACCTCTACTGGCGGGTCCAGAACTTCCAGCGCAACGTCGGCGTCGTCCCCGTCTCGGCGATGACCGGCGAGGGCGTGCCCGACCTCCTGACCGTCATGATGGGGCTCTCCCAGCGCTACATGAAAGAGGAAATGGAGATCGACGTCGCCGGCCCCGGCGTCGGCACCGTCCTCGAGGTCAAAGAGGAGAAGGGGTTCGGGACGACCATCGACACGGTGCTGTACGACGGCACGATCCGGGCCGACGACACGCTCGTCGTCGGCGGGCAAAACGAGCCGATCGTCACCGAGGTCCGGGCCCTGCTCCAGCCCCGCCCGCTCGCGGAGATCCGGACCGAGAGCCGCTTCGAGACGGTCGAGGAGGTCTCGGCCGCCTCGGGGATCAAGGTCGCCGCGCCGGATCTGGCGGACGCGATGGCCGGCGCGCCGGTCCGGGTCGTCCGCGACCGCGACCTCGACGACGTGATCGCGGAAGTCCAGGCCGAACTGGCCGACATCGCCGTCGACACGGCCGAGGAGGGCGTCGTCGTCAAGGCCGACACCCTGGGCAGCCTCGAGGCGATGGCCGATGCCTTGGGAGAAGCCGAGGTCCCGATCGTCCGCGCGGAGGTCGGCGACGTCGCGCCGCGTGACGTCTCGGTCGCCTCGACCGCCGAGGACCCGAAACAGCAGGTGATCCTCGGGTTCAACGTCGACACGTTAGACGACGCCGAGCAACGCGCGGAGATCGACGACGTCGAGATCTTCACCGACGAGGTCATCTACCAGCTCGTCGAGGGCTACGAGGAGTACGTCGAAAACATCGAGCAGGCCCAGCAGGACACCATCCTCGAGAACATCACCCGGCCCGCCCGCTTCCGCATCCTGCCGGATCACACCTTCCGCCAGAACGACCCGGCGGTCGTCGGCGTCGAGGTGAACGCCGGGACGATCCAGACCAACGCCAACGTCGTCACGTTCGAGGGCAACGAGCCCGAGCGCGTCGGGCAGGTCAAAGGCATTCAGGAACAGGGCGAGGACGTCGACGAGGCCCGCGCGGGCAACCGCGTCTCGGTCGCCATCGACGGGCCGACCGTCGGTCGGGACATCGAGGAGGGCGATCGGCTCTGGATCGAGATCCCCGAGAAACACGCGAAGATCTTAGAGCAGGAACTGGCAAGTGAGATCCCCGGCGACGAACTCGAGGCGCTGAACATGTACCTCGACAAGCAGCGCAACCGGGACCCCTTCTGGGGGAAGTGA
- a CDS encoding CPBP family intramembrane glutamic endopeptidase, producing MTETARADDAGPVASGAILGIGTLLAGITTVAMFVPVRNGADDPVVWAGTGLAVAAVLAFLVRRHGSREPRLLAAVAAGSSVGVVLLAGYALNQGITTSLLPIPAVFVAFVTAGLTVGVAVADFFDIGTAGLKRRTAQALVMTAIGLAGLILPQVLMILFAAPVYPFLETLPEIERLVATQLITQLGVVTGTAIVVVTFLRWTGRGLSFIDLRWPTLREVAWTVGGLIVLFGALFAISTLMQSTGVESADHSTTQRAADNPELMLIMVPIAVLIIGPFEELLYRNVIQKSLYETFSRFGAVAVASVIFAAVHVLAYATDGLGAVIASLGTIFGLSIVLGVIYERTDNLLIPALVHGMYNALTFLNLYFIYA from the coding sequence ATGACCGAGACTGCACGGGCCGACGACGCCGGCCCGGTCGCGTCCGGAGCGATCCTAGGCATCGGGACCCTGCTGGCCGGGATCACGACGGTCGCCATGTTCGTCCCCGTTCGCAACGGCGCCGACGATCCCGTCGTCTGGGCCGGCACCGGCCTGGCCGTCGCCGCCGTTCTCGCCTTCCTCGTCCGCCGCCACGGCTCGCGCGAACCCCGGCTCCTCGCGGCGGTCGCCGCCGGCTCGAGCGTCGGCGTCGTCCTGTTGGCCGGTTACGCACTGAATCAAGGGATTACGACGTCGCTGCTCCCGATCCCGGCCGTGTTCGTCGCGTTCGTGACGGCCGGACTGACCGTCGGCGTCGCGGTCGCGGACTTCTTCGACATCGGCACGGCCGGCCTCAAGCGACGCACCGCACAGGCCCTCGTGATGACGGCGATCGGTCTCGCCGGACTCATCCTGCCACAGGTGCTGATGATTCTCTTTGCCGCACCGGTCTACCCGTTCCTCGAGACGCTGCCCGAGATCGAACGGCTCGTGGCCACGCAACTCATCACCCAACTGGGCGTGGTCACCGGCACGGCGATCGTGGTCGTCACCTTCCTCCGCTGGACCGGCCGGGGACTGTCGTTCATCGATCTGCGGTGGCCCACGCTGCGGGAGGTCGCCTGGACCGTCGGCGGCCTGATCGTCCTCTTCGGCGCGCTGTTTGCCATCTCGACGCTCATGCAGTCGACCGGCGTCGAGAGCGCGGACCACTCGACCACCCAGCGAGCCGCGGACAATCCCGAACTGATGCTGATCATGGTGCCGATCGCCGTCCTGATCATCGGGCCGTTCGAGGAACTGCTCTACCGCAACGTGATCCAGAAATCGCTGTACGAGACCTTCTCGCGGTTCGGTGCCGTCGCGGTGGCCAGCGTCATCTTCGCGGCGGTCCACGTCCTCGCGTACGCCACCGACGGACTGGGCGCGGTCATCGCCAGTCTCGGGACGATCTTCGGGCTCTCGATCGTCCTCGGTGTCATCTACGAACGGACCGACAACCTCCTGATCCCGGCGCTGGTCCACGGGATGTACAACGCGTTGACGTTCTTGAACCTCTATTTCATCTACGCCTGA
- a CDS encoding HPP family protein — MLEGVRAKLRALARRLRRLERRELDAVVRWLEQTGNLLHLSVLVFVPLLIAAVTWLANATPVISFLLFPPLASGTFTLFAEPEGKYASPGKFVGGMTVGACCGWLALALTTAVGLGGGVSAWGAALGVFCTGVCTWALDLEVPTAFSTALLVLVTGNAQVAYVLGIVVSSSFVAAAFVVWRDRFYERRARYLYRTTSGDDHVLVPMIDGEETVARFAASIAGAHDAGKVVLFDVVEAVDDERPDASTDGDPAESPPAERAATDAGRRLESLAADLRSAYDVPCEVVVAADSEPSAGLTLETARAENCDLIVTPYAEREGGGLSSFITGLFEGEIDAIAFRSNGVRRTRWRSGLVAVRGAGDTARAMLDFAIRVTESGRPISVCTCIDRESRRRAAEGTLADLIDAFSGPFETHVATAAVEDYLARVAPRYDVCFVGSSTDRSAASRFVSPPTFRKLSDLEADVAIVHRGRRR, encoded by the coding sequence ATGCTCGAGGGGGTCCGCGCGAAACTCCGCGCGCTCGCGAGGCGGCTGCGACGGCTAGAGCGACGCGAACTCGACGCCGTCGTCCGGTGGCTCGAGCAGACGGGGAACCTGCTTCACCTGTCGGTGCTGGTCTTCGTCCCCCTGCTGATCGCCGCGGTGACGTGGCTGGCGAACGCGACCCCCGTGATCTCGTTTCTGCTCTTTCCGCCGCTGGCCTCGGGGACCTTCACGCTCTTTGCGGAGCCCGAGGGGAAGTACGCCTCCCCGGGGAAGTTCGTCGGCGGGATGACCGTCGGGGCCTGCTGTGGCTGGCTCGCGCTCGCGCTGACGACGGCCGTCGGACTGGGCGGCGGCGTCAGCGCCTGGGGTGCCGCCCTCGGGGTCTTCTGTACCGGCGTCTGTACGTGGGCGCTCGATCTCGAGGTGCCGACGGCGTTCTCGACGGCCCTGCTCGTCCTCGTGACCGGCAACGCACAGGTGGCCTACGTCCTCGGGATCGTCGTCTCGAGTTCGTTCGTCGCGGCCGCATTCGTCGTCTGGCGCGATCGGTTCTACGAGCGACGCGCCCGCTATCTCTATCGGACGACCAGCGGAGACGATCACGTCCTCGTCCCGATGATCGACGGGGAAGAGACGGTCGCCCGCTTCGCCGCCTCGATCGCCGGGGCCCACGACGCCGGAAAAGTCGTCCTCTTCGACGTCGTCGAGGCGGTCGACGACGAGCGACCGGACGCGTCGACCGACGGCGACCCGGCCGAATCGCCGCCCGCCGAACGCGCGGCCACCGACGCCGGCCGCCGCCTCGAGTCGCTCGCGGCCGACCTCCGGAGCGCGTACGACGTCCCCTGCGAGGTCGTCGTCGCGGCCGACAGTGAACCCTCGGCGGGGCTGACCCTCGAGACCGCGCGAGCGGAGAACTGCGACCTCATCGTCACGCCGTACGCCGAACGCGAGGGCGGCGGTCTCTCGTCGTTTATCACCGGACTGTTCGAGGGCGAGATCGACGCGATCGCGTTCCGCTCGAACGGCGTCCGACGGACGCGCTGGCGGAGCGGCCTCGTCGCGGTTCGCGGCGCGGGCGACACCGCCCGCGCGATGCTCGATTTCGCGATCCGGGTGACCGAGTCCGGCCGGCCGATCAGCGTCTGTACCTGCATCGACCGGGAGTCGCGCCGCAGGGCGGCCGAGGGGACGCTCGCGGACCTCATCGACGCCTTCTCGGGCCCCTTCGAAACCCACGTCGCCACCGCCGCCGTCGAGGACTACCTCGCCCGCGTCGCGCCCCGCTACGACGTCTGTTTCGTCGGCTCGAGTACCGACCGCTCGGCGGCCTCCCGCTTTGTCTCTCCGCCGACGTTCCGGAAACTCAGCGACCTCGAGGCGGACGTGGCGATCGTCCACCGGGGTCGCCGACGGTAG
- a CDS encoding PRC-barrel domain-containing protein gives MSDILAENLSGKSVMGSDGTELGLLYNITMDLKSGTLHDLVIEPDEELSTRAVDFDLDEGGHFLVPVNRVQAVKDYIVVQR, from the coding sequence ATGAGCGATATACTCGCTGAAAACCTCTCGGGGAAGTCCGTCATGGGTTCCGACGGCACCGAGCTTGGACTGCTCTATAACATCACCATGGATCTCAAATCGGGGACGCTTCACGATCTCGTCATCGAGCCCGACGAGGAGCTGTCGACCCGCGCCGTCGACTTCGATCTCGACGAGGGCGGCCACTTCCTCGTTCCCGTCAACCGCGTCCAAGCGGTGAAAGACTACATCGTCGTCCAGCGCTAA
- a CDS encoding glucose-6-phosphate isomerase yields the protein MNVDIGNALASVASPGVSRASLERLDEQVAAAHERIEAGMENADHGYESLNLPARTDPDEIRAAVEPVADADALITVGIGGSSLGAATIVDALESDTETIFLDNVDPAWVSTRLDGIALENAAINVVSRSGTTAETLANFLVVREVFEDAGVDWTERTIVTTGDAGPLRDLADRHDLPSLKVPDGVPGRFSALSAVGMVAAAVCGHDLEALLAGAAAERETLSGSLFECPAYAYGATTYALDGRGAGVNAVMPYAESLETSAEWFAQLWAESLGKDDLGQTPVRALGVTDQHSQLQLYRAGPRDKLVTFVTADADADRSIPATDVEDLAYLGDATLGELLEAEFEATEASLAAAGRPNVRVELEAVDEYELGGFLYGMEAACVLAGELYGVNTFEQPAVEWAKNATRGLLGGGEFEEAEAVAEKTELRVER from the coding sequence ATGAACGTCGACATCGGGAACGCACTCGCGTCGGTCGCCTCGCCGGGCGTCTCGCGTGCGTCCCTCGAGCGACTGGACGAACAGGTCGCGGCCGCCCACGAGCGAATCGAGGCGGGGATGGAAAACGCCGACCACGGCTACGAATCCCTCAACCTCCCGGCGCGGACCGACCCCGACGAGATCCGGGCGGCCGTCGAGCCGGTCGCCGACGCCGACGCGTTGATCACCGTCGGCATCGGTGGCAGTTCGCTGGGCGCGGCGACGATCGTCGACGCCCTCGAGTCCGACACCGAGACGATCTTTCTGGACAACGTCGACCCCGCGTGGGTGTCGACCCGCCTCGACGGGATCGCCCTCGAGAACGCGGCGATAAACGTCGTCTCGCGGTCGGGGACGACCGCGGAGACGCTGGCGAACTTCCTCGTCGTCCGAGAGGTCTTCGAGGACGCCGGCGTCGACTGGACCGAGCGGACGATCGTCACCACCGGCGACGCCGGCCCGCTGCGGGACCTCGCCGACCGCCACGACCTCCCGTCGCTGAAGGTGCCCGACGGCGTCCCCGGACGCTTCTCGGCGCTGTCGGCGGTCGGCATGGTCGCCGCCGCGGTCTGCGGTCACGACCTCGAGGCGCTGCTCGCTGGCGCGGCCGCCGAGCGAGAGACGCTTTCCGGCTCGCTGTTCGAGTGTCCGGCCTACGCCTACGGCGCGACGACCTACGCGCTTGACGGCCGCGGTGCGGGGGTAAACGCCGTGATGCCCTACGCGGAATCGCTCGAGACCTCGGCGGAGTGGTTCGCCCAGCTGTGGGCCGAGAGCCTCGGCAAGGACGACCTCGGCCAGACCCCGGTACGGGCGCTGGGGGTCACCGACCAGCACTCCCAACTGCAGCTCTACCGGGCGGGCCCGCGGGACAAGCTCGTCACCTTCGTCACCGCCGACGCTGACGCGGACCGGTCGATCCCGGCGACCGACGTCGAGGACCTCGCGTATCTGGGCGATGCGACGCTTGGTGAACTGCTCGAAGCGGAGTTCGAGGCCACCGAGGCGAGCCTGGCGGCGGCCGGCCGGCCGAACGTCCGGGTCGAACTCGAGGCCGTCGACGAGTACGAACTCGGCGGCTTCCTCTACGGGATGGAGGCCGCCTGCGTCCTCGCGGGCGAACTCTACGGCGTGAACACCTTCGAGCAGCCGGCCGTCGAGTGGGCGAAGAATGCCACCCGCGGGCTGCTCGGCGGCGGCGAGTTCGAGGAGGCGGAGGCGGTCGCCGAGAAGACCGAGCTTCGGGTCGAGCGGTAG
- a CDS encoding TrkA C-terminal domain-containing protein: MITPAQAIPTETLLEAIVRILGFALLAAGSGAGVAFVYRWYSADAIPEGIAVLFGVALVAIWLNTQTALQQAIIGNTGLLEPGTAIYTVGAFAASAVAADGGRRLGDYLARDVFVVATPRTITEVTQLVRSAGRVVTVELPDDIDDIEGYDPVDESVKADLAGQTFLLPRRLTDEELRERLIARLERDFGIGHVDVDLEPDGTVAYLAVGSRPAGLGPTLAPGTVAVALEGDPAADASPGDAVRLWARGEDGSARRVAGGELRGTAGDVATVALDAEDARYLESDGDYRLVTLPGSPDAERDLVSLLRAADETVRTVTVGADDPLAGLSVDSLPVLVLALEREGDGDAEHWPLPAGDVRLAAGDVAYVLGRPDALRRVTERTLAPADESPSASADDARSEDADPATDRTPERPRER, from the coding sequence ATGATCACCCCCGCGCAGGCGATCCCGACCGAGACGCTGCTCGAGGCGATCGTCCGCATCCTCGGGTTCGCCCTGCTCGCGGCCGGCAGCGGGGCCGGCGTCGCGTTCGTCTATCGCTGGTACAGCGCCGACGCGATCCCGGAGGGCATCGCGGTGCTGTTCGGCGTCGCGCTCGTCGCGATCTGGCTGAACACCCAGACGGCGCTCCAGCAGGCGATCATCGGGAACACGGGCCTGCTCGAGCCCGGCACCGCGATCTACACGGTCGGTGCCTTCGCCGCCAGCGCGGTCGCGGCCGACGGCGGCCGGCGGCTGGGCGATTACCTCGCCCGGGACGTGTTCGTGGTCGCGACGCCGCGGACGATCACCGAGGTCACCCAGCTCGTCCGCTCGGCCGGCCGGGTCGTCACGGTCGAACTCCCCGACGATATCGACGACATCGAGGGCTACGACCCGGTCGACGAGTCGGTGAAAGCCGACCTCGCCGGGCAGACGTTTCTCCTCCCCCGACGACTCACAGACGAGGAACTGCGCGAACGGCTGATCGCCCGCCTCGAGCGGGACTTCGGGATCGGCCACGTCGACGTCGATCTCGAGCCCGACGGGACGGTCGCGTACCTCGCCGTGGGCAGCCGGCCGGCGGGTCTCGGCCCGACGCTCGCCCCGGGGACCGTCGCCGTTGCGCTCGAAGGCGACCCCGCGGCCGACGCCAGTCCCGGCGACGCGGTCCGTCTCTGGGCCCGCGGCGAGGACGGCAGTGCCCGGCGGGTCGCGGGCGGGGAACTCCGCGGGACCGCCGGCGACGTCGCGACCGTCGCGCTCGACGCCGAGGACGCCCGTTATCTCGAGTCCGACGGGGACTACCGGCTCGTGACGCTGCCCGGCAGCCCCGACGCCGAGCGCGACCTCGTCTCCCTCTTGCGGGCGGCCGACGAGACGGTCCGGACCGTCACCGTCGGGGCCGACGACCCCCTCGCCGGCCTGTCGGTCGACTCGCTACCGGTGCTGGTCCTCGCGCTCGAGCGCGAGGGCGACGGCGACGCCGAACACTGGCCGCTGCCGGCCGGCGACGTGCGGCTCGCGGCCGGCGACGTCGCGTACGTCCTCGGCCGGCCGGACGCGCTCCGCCGGGTGACCGAACGGACGCTGGCCCCGGCCGACGAGTCCCCGTCGGCGTCCGCGGACGACGCCCGGAGCGAGGACGCCGACCCCGCGACCGACCGGACGCCGGAACGGCCGCGGGAGCGGTAG
- a CDS encoding potassium transporter TrkA, which yields MPPLPVEVLLGLYLGLLTGIVPAFVAGSLGFLVRYFTGVTLPGFGVVVLALSIASVQGGLLGLVEPTIAQSPRLLVAVLVVLMLALYAHNQGDKLGAELPRRLSLTSLRQRTLSADVVELVGSVGQVTVRPTGEVHDMEGYPALSADLRRTLKGGSWRLPADLPLSELEARLEERLRTDHDLADVDVAIDEQARATITAAPPSGGLSRRVPAGQRAVSLTTLVPTGLASGDAVSVRVGDRSIDGTVVSASTEADAAAADGDDGSSKPADAVATDGGTDPAPAANPQAATAGGPGRVTIAVSRRDVKPILEAESPRLVVRSRGTSREFEALSPVKREGYAIRRLTVGPAGPTDETVADGDVSVLAVRRQGAETGERRHGWVFAPGIERRLEAGDEAFVAGPDAAVEAFAEAIAR from the coding sequence ATGCCACCCCTTCCGGTCGAAGTGCTGCTCGGGCTCTATCTCGGCCTCCTGACCGGTATCGTTCCCGCGTTCGTCGCCGGCTCGCTCGGCTTTCTCGTCCGGTATTTTACCGGCGTCACCCTGCCCGGGTTCGGTGTGGTCGTCCTCGCGCTGTCGATCGCCAGCGTCCAGGGCGGGCTGCTCGGCCTCGTCGAACCCACGATCGCTCAGTCGCCGCGGCTGCTCGTCGCCGTCCTCGTCGTCCTCATGCTCGCGCTGTACGCCCACAACCAGGGCGACAAACTCGGCGCGGAACTCCCGCGTCGGCTCTCGCTGACCTCGCTGCGCCAGCGGACCCTCTCGGCCGACGTCGTCGAACTCGTCGGCTCGGTCGGCCAGGTCACGGTCCGTCCCACCGGCGAGGTTCACGACATGGAGGGCTACCCGGCGCTGTCGGCCGACCTCCGCCGAACGCTGAAAGGCGGCTCGTGGCGGCTCCCCGCCGACCTCCCGCTCTCGGAACTCGAGGCCCGCCTCGAGGAGCGCCTGCGGACCGACCACGACCTCGCGGACGTCGACGTCGCGATCGACGAGCAGGCCCGGGCGACGATCACGGCCGCGCCGCCTTCGGGCGGTCTCTCCCGGCGCGTGCCGGCGGGCCAGCGGGCCGTCTCGCTGACGACGCTGGTCCCGACGGGACTCGCGAGCGGGGACGCGGTGAGCGTCCGCGTCGGCGACCGCTCGATCGACGGGACCGTCGTCAGCGCCAGCACTGAAGCCGACGCCGCCGCGGCCGACGGCGATGACGGGTCGTCGAAGCCCGCCGACGCGGTCGCGACCGACGGCGGGACGGACCCCGCCCCCGCGGCGAACCCGCAGGCGGCGACCGCTGGCGGCCCGGGCCGGGTGACGATCGCCGTCTCCCGACGGGACGTGAAACCGATCCTCGAGGCCGAGTCGCCGCGTCTCGTCGTGCGCTCGCGGGGCACCAGCCGCGAGTTCGAGGCGCTCTCGCCGGTCAAACGAGAGGGGTACGCCATCCGCCGGCTGACGGTCGGCCCGGCCGGACCGACCGACGAGACGGTCGCCGACGGGGACGTGTCGGTCCTCGCGGTCCGCCGACAGGGAGCCGAAACCGGCGAGCGCCGCCACGGATGGGTGTTCGCCCCCGGGATCGAACGGCGGCTCGAGGCCGGCGACGAGGCGTTCGTCGCGGGCCCCGACGCCGCGGTCGAGGCGTTCGCGGAGGCGATCGCGCGATGA
- the deoC gene encoding deoxyribose-phosphate aldolase gives MDRSELAPLIDHTVLGPETTPADVRRVLDEAAEYGMNACIPPYAVEMAAEYAPDVTLATVIGFPHGQHAPAAKRTEGVGAWQDGADELDVVINVGRLRAGADDAVETALADLVAAVPIPVKVIVETPLLTDAEKRRACEAAAAADATMVKTATGFGGGGATVDDVALMSDYLPVKASGGIGSYDEAVAMLEAGAERIGASSGVAILEGAPE, from the coding sequence ATGGATCGCAGCGAACTCGCCCCCCTGATCGATCACACGGTGCTTGGCCCCGAGACGACGCCGGCCGACGTTCGGCGGGTCCTCGACGAGGCCGCCGAGTACGGGATGAACGCCTGTATCCCGCCGTACGCGGTCGAAATGGCAGCCGAGTACGCCCCCGACGTGACCCTCGCGACGGTAATCGGATTCCCCCACGGGCAGCACGCTCCCGCGGCGAAACGCACTGAGGGAGTCGGGGCCTGGCAGGACGGCGCGGACGAACTCGACGTGGTGATCAACGTCGGTCGACTGCGGGCCGGCGCGGACGATGCCGTCGAAACGGCGCTCGCGGATCTGGTCGCCGCCGTCCCGATCCCGGTCAAGGTCATCGTCGAGACGCCGCTGCTGACCGATGCCGAGAAGCGACGGGCCTGCGAGGCCGCCGCGGCCGCCGACGCGACGATGGTAAAGACCGCGACCGGGTTCGGCGGGGGCGGCGCAACCGTCGACGACGTCGCCCTCATGAGTGACTATCTCCCCGTCAAGGCCAGCGGCGGCATCGGAAGCTACGACGAGGCAGTGGCCATGCTCGAGGCCGGCGCGGAACGCATCGGGGCCTCGAGCGGGGTCGCGATCCTCGAGGGCGCACCCGAATAG
- a CDS encoding NAD-binding protein: protein MADDRSLRARLPDNWRRVLTTRAAIVLVLLVALLSVATAVVNIGTNTVGGPFAEYVPDAVRSAAAFTGALTGFLMVGSALALRRGLRTGWWASLLLLPLTAAQGLLQSSPYSFPLVVLSLVSVPILLVTRKRFTKPLSLSTTQIAAGSALVGVQLYGTIGGYALREHFDGISNILDAFYFTLITSSTVGYGDVTPSPESVQAMLFTMSVLVLGVASFGIAIGALIGPLIQDRISKTLGKMTESQLQLLEDHLLVLGYGELTEPIVDELADGGREFVVVTNDREAGAELTDRGISVVTGDPSDEEPLRRAKIDRAAAILVATNQDAEDALAILTARELAPNSRIVAAATDRENTKKLERAGADAVISPSVLGGHLLVRSALGSDESGLIDRILERE, encoded by the coding sequence ATGGCCGACGACCGGTCGCTTCGCGCGCGGTTGCCGGACAACTGGCGGCGAGTGCTGACCACGCGAGCGGCGATCGTCCTCGTCCTGCTCGTCGCCCTGCTCTCGGTCGCCACGGCGGTCGTCAACATCGGCACCAACACCGTCGGCGGCCCCTTCGCCGAATACGTCCCCGACGCCGTTCGAAGCGCAGCCGCCTTCACCGGCGCGCTCACCGGCTTCCTGATGGTCGGGAGCGCGCTCGCGCTCCGGCGCGGGCTCCGGACCGGCTGGTGGGCGTCGCTGCTTTTGCTCCCGCTGACCGCGGCACAGGGCCTGCTCCAGTCGAGCCCGTACTCGTTCCCGCTGGTCGTCCTCTCGCTCGTCTCGGTCCCGATACTGCTCGTTACCCGCAAGCGGTTCACCAAACCGCTCTCGCTGTCGACGACCCAGATCGCGGCCGGCTCGGCGCTGGTCGGCGTCCAGCTCTACGGCACCATCGGCGGCTACGCCCTGCGGGAACACTTCGACGGCATCTCCAACATCCTCGATGCCTTCTACTTCACGCTGATCACCTCGAGTACGGTCGGCTACGGCGACGTGACGCCGAGCCCGGAATCGGTGCAGGCGATGCTGTTTACCATGTCCGTCCTCGTCCTCGGCGTGGCCAGTTTCGGGATCGCCATCGGGGCGCTGATCGGCCCGCTCATCCAGGACCGCATCTCGAAGACGCTCGGAAAGATGACCGAATCACAACTGCAACTGCTCGAGGACCACCTCCTGGTCCTCGGCTACGGCGAACTGACGGAACCGATCGTCGACGAACTGGCCGACGGCGGCCGCGAGTTCGTCGTCGTCACCAACGACCGCGAGGCCGGGGCGGAACTGACGGACCGGGGGATCTCGGTCGTCACCGGCGATCCCAGCGACGAGGAACCGCTCCGGCGCGCGAAGATCGACCGCGCGGCCGCGATCCTCGTCGCCACGAACCAGGACGCCGAGGACGCACTGGCGATCCTGACGGCCCGCGAACTCGCGCCGAACTCCCGCATCGTCGCGGCCGCGACCGACCGCGAGAACACGAAGAAACTCGAGCGGGCCGGTGCGGACGCGGTGATCAGCCCCTCGGTGCTTGGCGGCCACCTGCTCGTGCGATCGGCACTCGGCAGCGACGAGAGCGGGCTGATCGACCGCATTCTCGAGCGCGAGTGA